Proteins co-encoded in one Muntiacus reevesi chromosome 13, mMunRee1.1, whole genome shotgun sequence genomic window:
- the LOC136145440 gene encoding coiled-coil domain-containing protein 74B-like, protein MAMPRSRATEWACSGSGYMSATGVAAGQRPRSSGIPGSRGASRPRLPAIPQPGQHGASLGLSEAQKRVLDLEKSVQFLQQQHSETLVKLHEEIEYLKRENKDLHYKLIMNQKPQKKGSMSSSSLQSSKSVSNTTVSASSQGKARPQPGSSKKQDWKAEVPPKPDLEETSVTTLLQGGRVDKALRAQGLVKEEEADSAITVPPWAVGSQHKGRQVPGAPPLAGLPLHLRKPATLQQCEVVIRQLWNANLLQAQELQHLKSLLEGSQRPRAGPEEAGPSSPRDQEALHLGATQLPKVAAKGVSKKCLILSQAPVAERAILPALKQSLKTSFAERQRRLQAVQGRRLRRSPL, encoded by the exons ATGGCGATGCCGCGCAGCCGGGCCACCGAGTGGGCGTGCAGCGGCAGCGGCTACATGAGCGCAACGGGGGTGGCGGCCGGGCAGCGGCCCCGCAGCTCGGGGATCCCGGGCTCCCGGGGCGCATCGCGCCCGCGCCTGCCGGCGATCCCCCAGCCCGGACAGCACGGCGCGTCGCTGGGGCTCAGCGAGGCTCAGAAGCGGGTGCTGGACTTGGAGAAGAGCGTGCAGTTCCTGCAGCAGCAGCACTCGGAGACGCTGGTCAAGCTCCACGAGGAGATCGAGTACCTGAAGCGGGAGAACAAGG ATCTCCACTACAAGCTCATCATGAACCAGAAACCGCAGAAGAAAG GCAGCATGTCGAGCTCCAGCCTTCAGTCCAGCAAGTCCGTCTCGAATACGACGGTGTCGG CCAGCTCTCAGGGCAAGGCCAGGCCCCAGCCCGGCTCCTCTAAGAAGCAAGACTGGAAAGCTGAAGTCCCCCCGAAGCCGGACCTGGAGGAGACCTCGGTCACCACCCTGCTTCAGGGCGGCAGGGTGGACAAGGCCCTCAGGGCGCAGGGGCTTGTGAA GGAGGAAGAAGCAGACAGTGCTATCACAGTGCCCCCCTGGGCGGTGGGCAGCCAGCACAAGGGCAGGCAGGTGCCAGGGGCGCCCCCCTTGGCGGGCCTGCCCCTGCATCTGCGCAAGCCCGCCACGCTGCAGCAGTGTGAGGTCGTCATCCGGCAGCTGTGGAATGCCAACCTCCTGCAGGcgcaggag CTGCAACACCTCAAGTCACTCCTGGAAGGGAGCCAGAGGCCCAGGGCCGGCCCCGAGGAGGCTGGGCCCAGCTCCCCCAG ggaccaggAGGCCCTGCACTTGGGGGCCACGCAGCTCCCCAAGGTCGCCGCCAAGGGCGTCTCTAAGAAATG CCTGATCCTGAGCCAGGCGCCTGTGGCGGAGCGTGCCATCCTGCCAGCGCTGAAGCAGAGCCTCAAGACCAGTTTCGCGGAGCGGCAGCGGCGGCTGCAGGCGGTGCAGGGCCGGAGGCTGCGCCGCTCGCCGCTCTGA
- the SMPD4 gene encoding sphingomyelin phosphodiesterase 4 isoform X2: MTTFRRRVAEWLPPSLKWATLRVPQWFPKTVAPDPVRQAAMAFPHLQQPSFLLASLKADSINKPFAQRCQDLVKVIEDFPAKELHAVFPWLVESVFGSLDGVLPGWNLRCLQGRVSPVEHSVALEFLDPGGPMMKLVYKLQAEDYKFDFPVSYLPGPVKASIQERVLPDSPLYHNKVQLPPAGGLGLYLALNPFEYYMFFFALSLITQKPPPGALHVRTSDCAYFILVDRYLAWFLPTEGSVLPPLSSSPGGPSPAPAPRTPAVPFASYGLHHTSLLKRHVSHQTSVNADPASHEIWRSETLLQVFVEMWLHHYSLEMYQKMQSPDAKESFMPTEEHVLVVRLLLKHLHAFANSLRPEQASPSAHSHAASPLEEFKRAAVPRFVQQKLYLFLQHCFGHWPLDASFRAVLEMWLSYLQPWRYAPERQTPGSDCQARSVSERWAPFVQENLLIYTKLFLGFLSRALRTDLVSPKNALMVFRVAKVFAQPNLAEMIQRGEQLFLEPELGIPQRQHRLYTAPSFTGSFLSSWPPAVTDASFKVKSHVYSLEGQDCKYTPMFGPEVRALVLRLAQLITQAKQTAKSLSDQCGESAASRPFLSWLGFYPADTNGSYAGNDLDEMGQDSVRKTDEYLEKALEYLCQAFRLSEAQLAQLTLALGTTQDENGKKQLPDCIVGEDGLILTPLGRYQIISGLRRFDIEYQGDWELQPIRSYEIASLVRALFQLSSTINRRFAGQMVALCSRADFLGSFCRYHLLEPGLSGRRLLSPVGRGHAANRARGPRLSLRFLGSYRTLLSLLLTFSVASLFCVGPLLCALLIVLAYVLYAVAMTLLTERGKLHQL, from the exons ATGACGACATTTCGGCGCCGAGTCGCCGAATGGCTGCCTCCGTCTCTGAAGTGGGCTACGCTGCGGGTTCCTCAG TGGTTCCCTAAGACAGTCGCTCCGGACCCTGTGAGGCAGGCTGCCATGGCGTTCCCTCACCTGCAGCAGCCCAGCTTCCTGCTG GCCAGCCTGAAAGCCGACTCTATAAACAAGCCTTTTGCACAGCGCTGCCAAGACTTGGTTAAAGTCATCGAGGACTTTCCAGCAAAG GAGCTGCATGCTGTCTTCCCGTGGCTGGTCGAGAGCGTTTTCGGCAGCCTGGACGGCGTCCTGCCCGGCTGGAACCTGCGCTGCCTGCAGGGCCGCGTGAGCCCCGTGGAGCACAGCGTCGCCTTGGAGTTCCTGGACCCTGG AGGCCCAATGATGAAACTGGTGTATAAACTTCAGGCCGAAGACTATAAGTTTGATTTTCCTGTCTCCTACCTGCCC GGGCCCGTGAAGGCGTCCATCCAGGAGCGCGTGCTGCCCGACAGCCCCCTCTACCACAACAAGGTGCAGCTGCCGCCCGCCGGGGGCCTCGGCCTGTACCTGGCCCTCA ATCCCTTCGAGTACTACatgttcttctttgctttgagCCTCATCACTCAGAAG CCGCCCCCTGGGGCCCTCCACGTCCGCACCTCCGACTGCGCCTACTTCATCCTGGTGGACAGATACCTGGCCTGGTTCCTGCCCACGGAAGGCAGCGTGCTGCCCCCGCTCTCCTCCAGCCCAGGGGGGCCCAGCCCCGCGCCAGCCCCCAG gACACCGGCCGTGCCCTTTGCCTCCTATGGCCTGCACCACACTAGCCTCTTGAAGCGGCATGTCTCCCACCAGACGTCGGTGAACGCGGACCCCGCCTCCCATGAGATCTGGCGGTCGGAGACGCTGCTCCAG GTGTTCGTGGAAATGTGGCTCCATCATTACTCTCTGGAGATGTACCAGAAGATGCAGTCCCCTGACGCCAAG GAGTCCTTCATGCCCACGGAGGAGCACGTGCTGGTCGTGCGGCTGCTGCTGAAGCACCTGCACGCCTTCGCCAACAGCCTGCGGCCGGAGCAGGCCTCGCCTTCTGCCCACTCGCACGCTGCCAGCCCCCTGGAGGAGTTCAAGAG GGCCGCCGTCCCGAGGTTCGTCCAGCAGAAGCTGTACCTCTTCCTGCAGCACTGCTTTGGCCACTGGCCCCTGGACGCATCCTTTAGAGCT GTGCTGGAGATGTGGTTGAGCTACCTGCAGCCCTGGAGGTACGCGCCCGAGAGGCAGACCCCGGGCAGCGACTGCCAGGCCCGCAGTGTGTCGGAGCGATG GGCGCCCTTCGTGCAGGAGAACCTGCTCATCTACACCAAGCTCTTCCTGGGCTTCCTGAGCCGCGCGCTGCGCACGGACCTCGTCAGCCCCAAGAACGCGCTCATGGTGTTCCGCGTGGCCAAGGTCTTCGCACAGCCCAACCTGGCCGAGATGATCCAGCGGG GCGAGCAGCTGTTCCTGGAGCCCGAGCTCGGCATCCCGCAGCGGCAGCACCGGCTCTATACGGCACCCTCCTTCACCGGCAGCTTCCTGTCGTCGTGGCCGCCGGCCGTCACCGACGCCTCCTTCAAGGTGAAGAGCCACGTGTACAGCCTGGAGGGCCAGGACTGCAAGTACACCCCGATGTTCGGGCCCGAGGTCCGGGCGCTG GTCCTGCGTCTGGCGCAGCTCATCACGCAGGCCAAGCAGACGGCCAAGTCCCTCTCGGACCAGTGCGGGGAGAGCGCGGCCAGCCGCCCCTTCCTGTCCTGGCTGGGCTTCTATCCCGCGGACACCAACGGCTCCTACGCGGGCAACGACCTGGACGAGATGGGGCAGGACAGCGTCCGCAAGACGGACGAGTACCTGGAGAAGGCGCTGGAGTACCTGTGCCAGGCGTTCCGG CTCAGCGAGGCGCAGCTCGCCCAGCTAACGCTGGCCCTGGGGACAACGCAGGACGAGAACGGGAAGAAGCAGCTCCCGGACTGCATCGTGGGCGAGGACGGGCTCATCCTCACGCCCCTGGGCCGCTACCAA ATCATCAGCGGGCTGCGGCGCTTCGACATCGAGTACCAGGGCGACTGGGAGCTGCAGCCCATCCGGAGTTATGAGATCGCCAGCCTGGTCCGCGCGCTCTTCCAGCTGTCTTCCACCATCAACCGCAGG TTCGCAGGCCAGATGGTGGCGCTGTGCTCGCGGGCCGACTTCCTGGGCAGCTTTTGCCGCTACCACCTCTTGGAGCCCGGGCTGTCGGGCCGGCGCCTGCTGAGCCCCGTGGGGCGGGGCCACGCCGCCAACCGCGCGCGGGGCCCGCGGCTCAGCCTGCGCTTCCTGGGCAGCTACCGGACGCTGCTGTCGCTGCTGCTGACCTTCTCCGTGGCCTCGCTGTTCTGCGTGGGGCCCTTACTCTGCGCCCTGCTCATCGTGCTGGCCTACGTCCTCTACGCCGTGGCCATGACGCTGCTGACCGAGCGCGGCAAGCTGCACCAGCTCTGA
- the SMPD4 gene encoding sphingomyelin phosphodiesterase 4 isoform X1, with amino-acid sequence MTTFRRRVAEWLPPSLKWATLRVPQWFPKTVAPDPVRQAAMAFPHLQQPSFLLASLKADSINKPFAQRCQDLVKVIEDFPAKELHAVFPWLVESVFGSLDGVLPGWNLRCLQGRVSPVEHSVALEFLDPGGPMMKLVYKLQAEDYKFDFPVSYLPGPVKASIQERVLPDSPLYHNKVQLPPAGGLGLYLALNPFEYYMFFFALSLITQKPPPGALHVRTSDCAYFILVDRYLAWFLPTEGSVLPPLSSSPGGPSPAPAPRTPAVPFASYGLHHTSLLKRHVSHQTSVNADPASHEIWRSETLLQVFVEMWLHHYSLEMYQKMQSPDAKLEVLHYRLSVCSALHSPAHPSLQALHAHQESFMPTEEHVLVVRLLLKHLHAFANSLRPEQASPSAHSHAASPLEEFKRAAVPRFVQQKLYLFLQHCFGHWPLDASFRAVLEMWLSYLQPWRYAPERQTPGSDCQARSVSERWAPFVQENLLIYTKLFLGFLSRALRTDLVSPKNALMVFRVAKVFAQPNLAEMIQRGEQLFLEPELGIPQRQHRLYTAPSFTGSFLSSWPPAVTDASFKVKSHVYSLEGQDCKYTPMFGPEVRALVLRLAQLITQAKQTAKSLSDQCGESAASRPFLSWLGFYPADTNGSYAGNDLDEMGQDSVRKTDEYLEKALEYLCQAFRLSEAQLAQLTLALGTTQDENGKKQLPDCIVGEDGLILTPLGRYQIISGLRRFDIEYQGDWELQPIRSYEIASLVRALFQLSSTINRRFAGQMVALCSRADFLGSFCRYHLLEPGLSGRRLLSPVGRGHAANRARGPRLSLRFLGSYRTLLSLLLTFSVASLFCVGPLLCALLIVLAYVLYAVAMTLLTERGKLHQL; translated from the exons ATGACGACATTTCGGCGCCGAGTCGCCGAATGGCTGCCTCCGTCTCTGAAGTGGGCTACGCTGCGGGTTCCTCAG TGGTTCCCTAAGACAGTCGCTCCGGACCCTGTGAGGCAGGCTGCCATGGCGTTCCCTCACCTGCAGCAGCCCAGCTTCCTGCTG GCCAGCCTGAAAGCCGACTCTATAAACAAGCCTTTTGCACAGCGCTGCCAAGACTTGGTTAAAGTCATCGAGGACTTTCCAGCAAAG GAGCTGCATGCTGTCTTCCCGTGGCTGGTCGAGAGCGTTTTCGGCAGCCTGGACGGCGTCCTGCCCGGCTGGAACCTGCGCTGCCTGCAGGGCCGCGTGAGCCCCGTGGAGCACAGCGTCGCCTTGGAGTTCCTGGACCCTGG AGGCCCAATGATGAAACTGGTGTATAAACTTCAGGCCGAAGACTATAAGTTTGATTTTCCTGTCTCCTACCTGCCC GGGCCCGTGAAGGCGTCCATCCAGGAGCGCGTGCTGCCCGACAGCCCCCTCTACCACAACAAGGTGCAGCTGCCGCCCGCCGGGGGCCTCGGCCTGTACCTGGCCCTCA ATCCCTTCGAGTACTACatgttcttctttgctttgagCCTCATCACTCAGAAG CCGCCCCCTGGGGCCCTCCACGTCCGCACCTCCGACTGCGCCTACTTCATCCTGGTGGACAGATACCTGGCCTGGTTCCTGCCCACGGAAGGCAGCGTGCTGCCCCCGCTCTCCTCCAGCCCAGGGGGGCCCAGCCCCGCGCCAGCCCCCAG gACACCGGCCGTGCCCTTTGCCTCCTATGGCCTGCACCACACTAGCCTCTTGAAGCGGCATGTCTCCCACCAGACGTCGGTGAACGCGGACCCCGCCTCCCATGAGATCTGGCGGTCGGAGACGCTGCTCCAG GTGTTCGTGGAAATGTGGCTCCATCATTACTCTCTGGAGATGTACCAGAAGATGCAGTCCCCTGACGCCAAG CTGGAGGTCCTGCACTACCGGCTCAGCGTCTGCAGCGCCCTCCACAGCCCCGcccaccccagcctccaggccctCCACGCCCACCAA GAGTCCTTCATGCCCACGGAGGAGCACGTGCTGGTCGTGCGGCTGCTGCTGAAGCACCTGCACGCCTTCGCCAACAGCCTGCGGCCGGAGCAGGCCTCGCCTTCTGCCCACTCGCACGCTGCCAGCCCCCTGGAGGAGTTCAAGAG GGCCGCCGTCCCGAGGTTCGTCCAGCAGAAGCTGTACCTCTTCCTGCAGCACTGCTTTGGCCACTGGCCCCTGGACGCATCCTTTAGAGCT GTGCTGGAGATGTGGTTGAGCTACCTGCAGCCCTGGAGGTACGCGCCCGAGAGGCAGACCCCGGGCAGCGACTGCCAGGCCCGCAGTGTGTCGGAGCGATG GGCGCCCTTCGTGCAGGAGAACCTGCTCATCTACACCAAGCTCTTCCTGGGCTTCCTGAGCCGCGCGCTGCGCACGGACCTCGTCAGCCCCAAGAACGCGCTCATGGTGTTCCGCGTGGCCAAGGTCTTCGCACAGCCCAACCTGGCCGAGATGATCCAGCGGG GCGAGCAGCTGTTCCTGGAGCCCGAGCTCGGCATCCCGCAGCGGCAGCACCGGCTCTATACGGCACCCTCCTTCACCGGCAGCTTCCTGTCGTCGTGGCCGCCGGCCGTCACCGACGCCTCCTTCAAGGTGAAGAGCCACGTGTACAGCCTGGAGGGCCAGGACTGCAAGTACACCCCGATGTTCGGGCCCGAGGTCCGGGCGCTG GTCCTGCGTCTGGCGCAGCTCATCACGCAGGCCAAGCAGACGGCCAAGTCCCTCTCGGACCAGTGCGGGGAGAGCGCGGCCAGCCGCCCCTTCCTGTCCTGGCTGGGCTTCTATCCCGCGGACACCAACGGCTCCTACGCGGGCAACGACCTGGACGAGATGGGGCAGGACAGCGTCCGCAAGACGGACGAGTACCTGGAGAAGGCGCTGGAGTACCTGTGCCAGGCGTTCCGG CTCAGCGAGGCGCAGCTCGCCCAGCTAACGCTGGCCCTGGGGACAACGCAGGACGAGAACGGGAAGAAGCAGCTCCCGGACTGCATCGTGGGCGAGGACGGGCTCATCCTCACGCCCCTGGGCCGCTACCAA ATCATCAGCGGGCTGCGGCGCTTCGACATCGAGTACCAGGGCGACTGGGAGCTGCAGCCCATCCGGAGTTATGAGATCGCCAGCCTGGTCCGCGCGCTCTTCCAGCTGTCTTCCACCATCAACCGCAGG TTCGCAGGCCAGATGGTGGCGCTGTGCTCGCGGGCCGACTTCCTGGGCAGCTTTTGCCGCTACCACCTCTTGGAGCCCGGGCTGTCGGGCCGGCGCCTGCTGAGCCCCGTGGGGCGGGGCCACGCCGCCAACCGCGCGCGGGGCCCGCGGCTCAGCCTGCGCTTCCTGGGCAGCTACCGGACGCTGCTGTCGCTGCTGCTGACCTTCTCCGTGGCCTCGCTGTTCTGCGTGGGGCCCTTACTCTGCGCCCTGCTCATCGTGCTGGCCTACGTCCTCTACGCCGTGGCCATGACGCTGCTGACCGAGCGCGGCAAGCTGCACCAGCTCTGA
- the MZT2B gene encoding mitotic-spindle organizing protein 2B isoform X2, producing MAAAGAGPGPGPGASPGLEAALQKLALRRKKVLSAEEMELFELAQAAGGAMDPDVFKILVDLLKLNVAPLAVFQMLKSMCAGQRVASDSQDPTAVPLPAPSVPETREASFLSVRSRSPPARPSFSCAPQPAASPVLLHGPAAAHSPLSPGPPGSLRFSCCLFSPFAGRNKGGGALGGGPALAERSGRDGPSQRMPRQPSASRMPKGGGPGRSPPRSGS from the exons ATGGCGGCCGCGGGCGCGGGGCCGGGCCCCGGGCCGGGGGCGTCCCCGGGACTGGAGGCGGCCTTACAAAAGCTGGCGCTGCGGCGGAAAAAGGTGCTGAGCGCCGAGGAGATGGAGCTGTTCGAGCTGGCGCAGGCTGCGGGCGGCGCCATGGACCCCGACGTGTTCAA GATCCTAGTGGACCTGCTGAAGCTGAACGTGGCGCCCCTCGCCgtcttccagatgctcaagtccaTGTGCGCTGGACAGAGGGTGGCGAGCGACTCCCAGGACCCCACGGCCGTGCCCCTGCCCGCGCCCAGCGTGCCTGAGACCCGAG AGGCCTCCTTTCTCTCTGTCCGGAGCCGTAGCCCCCCCGCAAGGCCCTCCTTTTCCTGCGCCCCGCAGCCTGCGGCCTCTCCGGTTCTGCTCCACGGCCCAGCTGCCGCGCACTCGCCTCTCTCTCCGGGGCCCCCCGGTTCCCTCCGGTTCTCTTGCTGCCTGTTCTCTCCTTTTGCAG GGAGAAACAAGGGCGGCGGTGCCCTGGGTGGAGGCCCGGCCCTGGCAGAACGCAGCGGCCGGGACGGACCCAGCCAGAGGATGCCCCGCCAGCCCAGCGCCTCCAGGATGCCCAAGGGGGGTGGGCCGGGGAGGAGCCCCCCGAGGAGCGGCAGCTGA
- the MZT2B gene encoding mitotic-spindle organizing protein 2B isoform X1 → MAAAGAGPGPGPGASPGLEAALQKLALRRKKVLSAEEMELFELAQAAGGAMDPDVFKILVDLLKLNVAPLAVFQMLKSMCAGQRVASDSQDPTAVPLPAPSVPETRGRNKGGGALGGGPALAERSGRDGPSQRMPRQPSASRMPKGGGPGRSPPRSGS, encoded by the exons ATGGCGGCCGCGGGCGCGGGGCCGGGCCCCGGGCCGGGGGCGTCCCCGGGACTGGAGGCGGCCTTACAAAAGCTGGCGCTGCGGCGGAAAAAGGTGCTGAGCGCCGAGGAGATGGAGCTGTTCGAGCTGGCGCAGGCTGCGGGCGGCGCCATGGACCCCGACGTGTTCAA GATCCTAGTGGACCTGCTGAAGCTGAACGTGGCGCCCCTCGCCgtcttccagatgctcaagtccaTGTGCGCTGGACAGAGGGTGGCGAGCGACTCCCAGGACCCCACGGCCGTGCCCCTGCCCGCGCCCAGCGTGCCTGAGACCCGAG GGAGAAACAAGGGCGGCGGTGCCCTGGGTGGAGGCCCGGCCCTGGCAGAACGCAGCGGCCGGGACGGACCCAGCCAGAGGATGCCCCGCCAGCCCAGCGCCTCCAGGATGCCCAAGGGGGGTGGGCCGGGGAGGAGCCCCCCGAGGAGCGGCAGCTGA